From the Deltaproteobacteria bacterium genome, the window CGCTCCAAATATGCCAGCGACTGCTTGTCGTAGACCATCACGCTGCCTTTGTAGCCGATGTCCGGTTCGCCGTCGCCCGACACCGTCGCGAGAACGCAGGCACAGCCGTTGGCTAGGGCCGGTTCGATCATTTCTTTCATCTGGTCGAGAATTTCAATCATGGTTCACCTCCTAGAGTGCACTACTAGTAAACAATTGGCCAATCGTCAAACTGCACGAAAAGAAATTCGGATATTAACCACGAAAAACACGAAAGGGTCGGCAAGCTAATTCCGATTTTCGTGTGTTTCGTGCCTTTCGTGGTTAAATTCTTTATTCCGAATTTTCTAACCGACAAGCCGCGGGCCGTAGAGTTTTACCGAGTTGTCCCAGAGGATTTTTCGTTTGGCTTCGCTGGAAATCGGCTGGGCGTCGAAGTCCGGCAGCGCGCGTTCGGGCTCAATGGCGTCGGGGTGCGGGTAGTCGGTGTTCCAGACGATGTTCTCGCCGTTCATTTCTTCGACGACGTGCTTGAGCGTGCGTTCGTCGCTGTCGCAGGAAACCATGCACTGGCGCATGAAATATTCCGTCGGCCGCAGTGTCAAATTTTCCGACTTGCCCATGACGCTGTTGCGGCCATGGGTGTGGTCGTCCATGCGGCCGAGCCAGAAGGGCAGCCAGCCGGCGTTCGATTCGAGAATGGCCAGCCGCAGTTTGGGAAAGCGTTCCAACACGCCGGCAAAAATAAAGTGGCCGAGGGTGGTCATGTTGTCGCAGGGAAAACCGAGCGCATGATTCAAACCGCGGAGCGCCAGCTGGGTGTCGTCTTTGCGATTGCCTTCGAGTTCGCGGAACGGTTGAAAGCGGCGCTGGCGATTCTCGCCGTGGACGGCGATGGGGAAGTCCAGCTCGGAGGCCAGGTTCCACATGGCGTCGTACTCGGGTTCGTGCAGCCATTTGCCTTCCGGCAAATAAGGGTTGCGCACCGATACCGCGCCTAACTCCTCGACGGCGCGGCGCGCTTCCTTGACCATCTCGCCGACATCCGAGCCCGGCAACACGGCGACGAACTTCAGCCGTTTGGGATCGGTGCTGCAATAGTCGTGGCACCAGTTGTTATACGCGCGACACATGGCGGCGCCGAGTTGAAGATCTTTGAGCGCGATACGGTAGGCGAAGTTGCCGTTGTTACCGCTCGGCAGGAGCACCTGAATGTCCCAACCGTACTTGTCCATGTCGCTGAGCCGAATCTGCGGCGACCACCATTGGCGATATGCCTCGCCATACTTTTCTTCAAAGGCGCGCCGCGCACTTTCGACGTGCGCCGACTGGAATTCGCTCTTGGTGATGAACTTGCCATCGGGCTCGTAAACCATGAAGTTGCCGTCCATATACGCAACCTTCGGCACCTGATCGCGGAACTTGGGCTCGACGTAGCGCTCCCAAAGATACTGCGGTTCGTGCATGTGGCCGTCGGCGTCGATGACTTTAAAAGTTTTCCACATATGGGTCTCCGGTTTGTGAGTCCGTTATAGATTGAGATGATGCAATGTTAACGCTGTGCTGTGCGGCGGGCTCGCACGATATTGAATAGAGGCACGCCGCCCGTGCATAGCAGCTACGGGTTAGAGCGCACTGACAACGCATATTCGAGGTTCTTGATTGAGCGCTCGCAATAACTATCAAAGTCCTGGTCTTTTCGAAATGCGAATTGAAAGTAACATAGCAATGCCTCAATCTCGGGACGGGTCAATTCTGTACAAATCTCTCCGAGCCGATGCTGCCCCCGTAGGTCGTCCGGCATTGGGCCGAAGCGATACGTAAGGTGGTCTCTACAGACGTCTAAATCTTCCGGCTCGTGGATTGCCGCGATTAGATAACCTGGCAGAAAGAAACAGTACGCTTCGACTGTAAATAAACCGTCGTTGTCGCCATACCTTCGAAGTTCTTGTCCTTTCAGTTCTCGCCAGGATTTGGCTTTGAAGAACTCTGCCATCTCTTGGCATTCCCAACAGGGTTCATCGTATGCGCCACCGTTTCGCTTGTCGTATTTACAACGCGTAATGTTGTTGTCACCGGGGTAATGACGCGACTCAAAGGCAGTTGTGATGGTGGGGGCAATGGATTCCATGCGCTCTATTCCAATTTACCTTCGACGAAGTGGTGAATTTTCTTCCTGTTCGGTTTTACTAATCCGCCGCCACCAACAACCCGTCGCGATGCTCGACGGTTTTTCCGGTCATCTCCATGCCT encodes:
- a CDS encoding amidohydrolase, translating into MWKTFKVIDADGHMHEPQYLWERYVEPKFRDQVPKVAYMDGNFMVYEPDGKFITKSEFQSAHVESARRAFEEKYGEAYRQWWSPQIRLSDMDKYGWDIQVLLPSGNNGNFAYRIALKDLQLGAAMCRAYNNWCHDYCSTDPKRLKFVAVLPGSDVGEMVKEARRAVEELGAVSVRNPYLPEGKWLHEPEYDAMWNLASELDFPIAVHGENRQRRFQPFRELEGNRKDDTQLALRGLNHALGFPCDNMTTLGHFIFAGVLERFPKLRLAILESNAGWLPFWLGRMDDHTHGRNSVMGKSENLTLRPTEYFMRQCMVSCDSDERTLKHVVEEMNGENIVWNTDYPHPDAIEPERALPDFDAQPISSEAKRKILWDNSVKLYGPRLVG